A window of Zingiber officinale cultivar Zhangliang chromosome 5A, Zo_v1.1, whole genome shotgun sequence contains these coding sequences:
- the LOC121980103 gene encoding zinc finger MYM-type protein 1-like, giving the protein MVDEARDESKKEQMSIVLRFVDKDGYVQERFFGVVHVKDTIASTLKECIFSVLSRHTLDVQNIRGQGYDGASNMRGEWNGLQALILGECPYAYYVHCFAHRLQLALVAASKEVIPVHHFFTKLSSIINVVSASSKRNDQLKATHASNIAHLLNINELESGKGLNQIGSLQRARDTRWSSHLKSISSLIKMFSATCEVLLNIIDDGTTPAQHGDADAAYEVLTSFEFVFILHLMRKILEISNLLCQALQLQSQDILNAMHLVSSTKLLIQKLRDDGWDELVADVKSFCQALSIPIPDFNAQYIARRGRARHQQDEITVDHHYRVDIFNVVIDSQLQELNSKFNDNTVELIILSSALDPREMRISFRIDDICRLVQKFYPKDFAEYEMLQLRNQFEHFDHVRQLPDFRTLTTISDLCQWLVKTRKLEIYPLVFRVLTLILTLPVSTATTERSFSAMNIVKTRLRNKMEDEFLNDCLLVYIEKQIAKKFSIDSLVDDFRDMQERRSKF; this is encoded by the coding sequence ATGGTTGATGAAGCTCGAGATGAATCTAAAAAGGAGCAAATGTCAATTGTCTTGAGATTTGTTGACAAAGATGGCTATGTGCAAGAGCGCTTCTTTGGAGTTGTTCATGTTAAAGACACCATAGCATCAACATTGAAAGAATGTATCTTTTCTGTCCTATCTCGTCATACTCTTGATGTTCAAAATATTCGAGGGCAAGGTTATGATGGTGCAAGCAACATGCGTGGTGAATGGAATGGATTGCAAGCTTTAATTTTAGGTGAATGTCCTTATGCTTACTATGTTCATTGTTTTGCACATCGTTTGCAATTGGCACTAGTTGCTGCGTCGAAGGAAGTTATCCCAGTCCATCATTTTTTTACCAAGTTAAGCTCTATTATCAATGTTGTTAGTGCCTCATCTAAGCGTAATGATCAATTAAAAGCCACTCATGCCTCAAATATTGCTCATTTACTTAATATTAATGAGCTTGAAAGTGGGAAAGGACTTAATCAAATTGGTTCTTTACAAAGGGCACGTGATACTCGTTGGAGTTCTCATTTGAAATCTATATCTAGTTTGATAAAGATGTTTAGTGCAACATGTGAAGTTTTATTGAATATCATTGATGATGGAACTACACCCGCTCAACATGGAGATGCTGACGCAGCTTATGAGGTGCTAACTTCTTTtgaatttgtttttattttgcatCTAATGAGGAAGATTTTGGAGATTTCTAATTTGCTCTGTCAAGCTTTGCAACTTCAGTCTCAAGATATTTTGAATGCAATGCATCTTGTTTCATCTACTAAGTTGCTCATTCAAAAATTGAGAGATGATGGATGGGATGAATTGGTTGCGGATGTGAAATCTTTCTGTCAAGCACTTAGTATACCTATACCGGATTTCAATGCTCAATATATTGCAAGAAGAGGAAGGGCTCGCCATCAACAAGATGAAATTACAGTAGATCATCATTACAGAGTTGATATTTTTAATGTAGTGATAGATTCTCAATTGCAAGAATTGAACAGCAAATTTAATGACAACACAGTGGAGTTGATTATTCTTAGCTCGGCATTAGATCCAAGGGAGATGCGCATTTCATTCAGAATTGATGATATTTGCAGATTGGTACAAAAGTTTTACCCCAAAGATTTTGCAGAATATGAGATGCTACAATTAAGAAATCAATTTGAGCATTTTGATCATGTGCGACAACTTCCTGATTTTAGAACATTGACAACTATTTCTGATTTATGCCAATGGTTGGTGAAAACTAGAAAGTTAGAAATCTATCCACTGGTGTTTAGAGTCTTAACACTTATTCTCACACTTCCAGTTTCTACGGCTACCACAGAGCGATCTTTTTCTGCTATGAATATAGTCAAGACTAGGCTTCGTAATAAGATGGAAGATGAATTTCTTAATGATTGTTTGCTTGTGTATATTGAGAAGCAAATTGCTAAAAAGTTTAGTATAGATTCACTTGTAGATGATTTTCGTGATATGCAAGAGAGACGTTCtaaattttaa
- the LOC121983332 gene encoding adenine DNA glycosylase-like has product MEARGRRRIKDEENSNAKKRNTRPRQAAKEPSTERDPQGQGEDLYTSPLPLPDIEDFSPDDARRIRASLLDWYDAHRRDLPWRRTKTSSRGTVNRSETESKVEAESAYAVWVSEVMLQQTRVSTVISYYNRWMDKWPTIHHLAAASQEEVNEMWAGLGYYRRARFLLEGAKSIVQGGMFPQTAAELLKVQGIGDYTAGAIASIAFNEAVPVVDGNVVRVISRLKAITANPKKSATVKGIWKLASLLVDPLRPGDFNQAMMELGATLCSTMNPQCCACPISDNCVAFSLSKSEESIEVTDYPTKVAKAKQRHDFAAVCVVQLTEETGEESLNRCSNKDMLLLVKRPNEGLLAGLWEFPSVLMDERVDIDSRRRSVDKFLRKLFHIKIWENCEVVLREDVGECKHVFSHIRLHMRIELLILKLKGGLNQFYESNQFSSSWKCVDAKSIRTMGLTSGVRKVYNMVEDFKRKKLQCPSGDPRKKHKV; this is encoded by the exons ATGGAAGCTCGTGGCCGGAGACGAATCAAAGACGAGGAGAATAGCAATGCCAAGAAGCGAAACACAAGGCCGAGGCAAGCAGCGAAGGAGCCATCAACTGAACGCGATCCACAAGGACAAGGGGAGGACCTCTATACTAGTCCCCTCCCTCTCCCAGACATCGAGGACTTCTCTCCAGATGACGCGCGCCGGATCCGTGCTTCTCTCCTAGACTGGTACGACGCCCACCGCCGCGACTTGCCATGGCGGAGGACGAAGACGAGCAGCCGCGGCACCGTCAACAGGAGTGAGACCGAGAGTAAGGTCGAAGCGGAAAGCGCATACGCTGTGTGGGTATCGGAGGTGATGCTGCAGCAGACCAGGGTATCCACTGTCATCTCTTATTACAACCGCTGGATGGACAAATGGCCCACCATCCACCACCTCGCCGCAGCCTCACAGGAG GAAGTGAATGAAATGTGGGCTGGTTTGGGGTATTATCGAAGGGCTCGCTTTCTTTTGGAG GGAGCTAAGTCCATCGTTCAAGGAGGAATGTTTCCTCAGACAGCTGCTGAACTCCTCAAGGTTCAAGGAATTGGAGATTACACTGCCGGAGCCATTGCTTCTATAGCTTTCAATGAG GCAGTGCCTGTTGTTGATGGGAATGTTGTTAGGGTGATCAGTAGGCTGAAGGCTATTACTGCCAACCCAAAGAAATCAGCCACAGTGAAAGGAATATG GAAGCTAGCTTCACTATTGGTTGATCCTTTGAGGCCTGGAGATTTTAATCAAGCTATGATGGAATTAGGGGCAACCTTGTGCAGCACTATGAATCCACAATGTTGTGCATGCCCGATTTCAGATAATTGTGTTGCATTTTCTCTTTCCAAGAGTGAGGAATCAATTGAAGTTACTGACTATCCAACAAAAGTAGCAAAAGCGAAGCAGCGTCATGATTTTGCCGCTGTTTGTGTTGTTCAGTTGACTGAGGAAACAGGTGAAGAATCCTTAAACAGGTGCAGTAACAAGGATATGCTACTTTTGGTTAAAAGGCCAAATGAAGGATTGCTTGCTGGCCTCTGGGAGTTCCCAAGTGTCTTAATGGATGAAAGAGTAGATATTGactcaagaagaagaagtgtaGACAAGTTTTTGAGAAAATTGTTTCATATCAAAATATGGGAGAACTGTGAGGTGGTTTTGAGAGAAGATGTTGGGGAATGCAAACATGTTTTTTCTCACATCAGACTCCACATGCGCATTGAGCTCTTGATTCTGAAACTGAAAG GTGGTTTAAATCAATTTTATGAAAGCAATCAGTTCTCTAGTTCATGGAAATGTGTAGACGCAAAGTCCATAAGGACCATGGGATTAACATCTGGAGTACGAAAG GTTTACAATATGGTtgaagattttaaaagaaaaaaattacaaTGTCCATCAGGAGATCCAAGAAAGAAGCACAAAGTTTAA